The following coding sequences lie in one Alosa sapidissima isolate fAloSap1 chromosome 15, fAloSap1.pri, whole genome shotgun sequence genomic window:
- the LOC121684037 gene encoding galectin-4-like — MFTSPPGYQPVYGPSIPYIGPIYGGLRAGMSLYIQGSIPHHMKRFNVNLQCGEFEGCDIAFHFNPRFDGWDKVIFNTFQNGEWEGQEKIHEMPFSKGEAFEMVIVVTSEGYQVNVNGKQFYMYQHRMPLDRVSALSIAGEVTIQTINIIGGGYPGGGMGGGYPGGEGGCYPGGGMGGGGMGYPGGNLPVMGMEPIYNPPLPYSNMIPGGMSPKRTIIIRGMLPYGANRFSINFRVGFSRDIAFHINPRLDEGIVVRNSQIGGSWGQEERELSFNPFQEGQYFDISIRCGNQKFKVFVNGQHMCNFFHRVQPFTQIDLLEIEGEAQLSYIHF; from the exons ATGTTCACATCTCCTCCAGGCTACCAGCCCGTCTACGGCCCC AGCATCCCTTACATAGGGCCTATCTATGGAGGGCTGAGGGCAGGAATGTCTCTGTACATTCAGGGGTCTATTCCTCATCATATGAAAAG ATTTAATGTGAACTTGCAGTGTGGTGAGTTTGAGGGATGTGACATCGCGTTCCATTTCAACCCTCGGTTTGATGGCTGGGATAAGGTGATCTTCAACACATTCCAAAATGGGGAGTGGGAAGGACAGGAGAAGATCCATGAGATGCCCTTCTCTAAGGGCGAGGCCTTTGAGATGGTCATTGTGGTCACTTCTGAGGGCTACCAG GTAAATGTCAACGGGAAGCAATTCTACATGTACCAGCACCGCATGCCTCTGGACAGAGTATCTGCTCTGAGTATTGCTGGTGAAGTGACCATTCAGACCATCAACATCATAGGG GGAGGATATCCAGGGGGTGGCATGGGC GGTGGATATCCTGGAGGTGAAGGG GGATGCTACCCCGGCGGAGGCATGGGA GGAGGTGGAATGGGTTACCCAGGGGGAAATCTGCCG GTTATGGGAATGGAACCCATCTACAACCCA CCTTTACCATACTCTAATATGATCCCTGGAGGAATGTCTCCCAAAAGGACCATCATCATAAGGGGCATGCTACCCTATGGAGCCAACAG GTTTTCCATCAACTTCAGGGTTGGATTCTCGCGGGACATCGCCTTTCACATAAACCCCAGACTTGACGAGGGGATAGTTGTGCGGAACAGTCAAATTGGTGGCTCTTGGGGACAGGAAGAACGCGAGCTCAGTTTCAACCCTTTCCAGGAGGGACAATACTTTGAC ATCTCCATACGCTGTGGTAACCAGAAATTTAAGGTGTTCGTCAATGGACAGCATATGTGCAACTTTTTCCATCGTGTCCAGCCCTTCACACAAATTGATctacttgaaatagaaggagaGGCACAGCTTTCCTATATACACTTCTGA